A window of Daucus carota subsp. sativus chromosome 2, DH1 v3.0, whole genome shotgun sequence genomic DNA:
AGGTATTTAACATCAGTGACTTTTCCGACTGATGTCTAATGTGCGATGTCTATTGACAAATTTCTAGTAGTGTATACTCGAGTCCCAAGTCAGAGAGAGTCTTTTTTGCTTCATATGTACTACAAGGCAGAACATGATTTTTAGGAAGAAAAGAGCCAATTGTAGTTAATAGCTCAGTAAAGGCACTATCACTAACGCTGAACCTAGCCTTCCAGTTATGCATTTTCAACATTGACTCTAACTTAGTTGAATCACTTCCCTCAAATAAAGGTTGTTCAGCATCATCCACGAACCATTTGAAATCATGTGATTCTCTATCATAATCACCCTTATCATATGATGCTTCACATATCTCAGCAGCCTCTGATGCAGGGCATGGGTTCGTGGCTGGACAAGTACTACCAATAGAGGACTTGTATCTCCTAGAAGAGTTTTCACCATGCCAAATCCCATAGCCTAAACTAAAACCATTTTCATATAGATAGCCCCTAATTATGTTTAccgacaattttttaaaattaacgcAATAGGCCCGTGGATAGGGAATTAACTTGGGTTTTTTCTCAGTTCCTTCCGCATATACCAAAAACTCCTCCACCCCAATTTCATACTCTAATGAATCCCTATCTGCTTTGATCCAtgatttatctatatttttcaaACAAGAGAGCTAATCAATTACCTGAGGAGAGAACTGAAGCAACTGCAAGAGGTTGAGTATTAGGTGCTTTGACTTTGAAAATTGGGTTTCTAAACCTTCGATTAGGCCTTCAACACCTTCGATTAGGGCTTGAGAAGCTTCGATTAGGGCTTTGAGAGCTCCAGAGGCTTCGATTAGGGATTCAACACTTCGATTAGGGCTTGCATAGCTTCAATTAGGGTTCTTCGACTCTAAGAAACGAGAGAGAGGCGGGGAGAGAGAAAAGCGGGGggtgttttaatttgaaatgtttTGTCTGAATATTGagtgattttgttattttttctgatttttggGTTATAGGATTTGGGCGAACGAAAAGTTGATTAAGTACGGGAAATATTTGGGGAGAGGGACAAAACAGGGGTTGAGCAcggtttttgtttttaattcaaaCAAGATAGACATCTGTTCTTATATTAACTGATGTCAAAAATATCATAGACATCGAATAATTTTTGACCGATGTTAATACACTCTTTTACATGGTGGCCAAAGTCCACCGATGTTTATACCCTGATGTctattttactttttctagtagtgtatgTATCCATAAAAAAACCACTTACACTAGGATTATCATCATCGTTACTTTAGTTAAAATGGATAGTGATATTTTGGAACATTTGAACAACAACTATAATCCTCTTGTTAGTGGAATAGAGGTTTAGATGATGTTCTAATAGAGTTAGATATAATGTGTTTTATTCTCAAGTTACATTAGccttttgaggaaaaaattataagaaatggGAGTGGTTGAAAGCACCGCTTGATGTTGGATGTGGCTACTTTCAAGGGTGGTGCTCCACTTTGTGGATGGAcaatattatgattttggtaCTTCTAATCTTTTTCGGAAaaaattgatggagaatatgaagtttaaatttaatcatatataattttgtgtccCTGTGTAAACTATACAAAGCTAAATTATTTGCAGCACGGTACTCATGTGTCTAGCTTcattaaaccctaattaattttccataacaactcattctttgtaattcaacTAGTATAATATTTCTTCTTCGTGaactcattttttataattcaaTTCCTGTAAGATTTCTTCTTCAAGAACTCAAAaactttttgttatgattttcatTGTAAAGCTTTAGACTCATTCTGTAACCATCTAGTTGTTGTAGATGAGTGTTGATGTAAGTCTAGTCACAGCGGCGAGTTGTCGAGCAGGTACgaacatagttgactataattcttatttttgtcaCCTAAGGTATTAATAAATGAATCGTAATTAAATTCAGTACTTTTAattcaattatagatgttattgagaaatagaaaattatatatcttaccatgatttgtttttctgcaagtgtgttgatatcattgaaaatatgtaaacaatgaagattatgctccaattaattcacaggtatatgagatagatatgacaaaacaaaatatttttgtccattaTTTTGTTGAATCTTAAATATTACATGCTTCCTAGTAGTTTGTTGGCCAaaattaagatgggtggttcaacatcttcctccaaggttatgGACCGACTTCTATTTGAATACCCGGCAACTCGATCTTTACCCTTAAGCTTGCTCTATTTACAAATTAAAGCAGTATTCATCTGCTACATCaagaatgcaatagttttcattatctaattcacatttgttttattgttaagttTTAACATGATACCTTGGGACAGGTTctttattttgaaagaaatgctttcaaattaagagcatttccaagaaacttatgAGACAAgctctttaaaataaaaatggtcAGTGTAATATTAGAGCcacaaaagattcttaaatgcTTTGTAAGAAATATAGAGCTTCCTCTCTTTCCTCTCAATCATAAAGAGTTCCTTCATGCTCATCACTATATAATACTTTAACTACAATTCTTACACTACTTCTTCAATGTCATAGTTGAAATATGAATAAACTATAAACTAATCATTTTGTTAGTTTGttcgaatttaatatataatctaaCCAATTAAAGCCCGGTCTGaatcatttaaatttgtttgtctgtttgaattcaatattaaatttgaacaaataaggCCTCATTATAATTCCATACTTCCATATGTAACATGTGATAGTTAATTAGTACTTACTTAAGTAGCAGTTATGAAATATGCTGGATGcatactattatttttttgacaaattatctAATGTGTGTGGTCAGAGGATACGTGGCTGAAATGAGCAATACAGACCCTAAGGCTTGCATTCCCTTTGATGGTATCCggataatatttgtattcaagAACTCTACCTCAAAGTCTTCTCATATTACTGTTATTATTTAACATGATACTTTGGACgggttctttaattttgaaagaaatgctagtaaatctcttgttgagagcattttCAAGAAACTTTGATACAAGCTTAACCAATGTACTAACTTACAAGGACTTAtctgatttatattatttatagggaGAGAAGTCGAAGACTCTTGTAGATCCTCCGAGGCCATAAACATGGTTGGAAATGATGGTGAAAGAGAATTCTTATATACTTCTCTGCTGGAACTATTGGCTACTGACTGCATCTCATCAGCCTACACTGCAGGAAACCTGTCCCCGACCAAATGTAgaaaaagattcttcatttgagAGAATAACTGCAGGTAGAAGTAATTTTATTTCCTGCATCTAAGCATTATGCACTGGCATTTTCTTCCTCGATATTGTTTCCTCATAATTGTAGTCAAAATCCGACATGCATCTAATTAGAATTTACATCTGGCTTAGTAACTTACACTATTGTAGGAGAGGGTGATAGATCTCCAAGTGAGGTCAATGACTTGGTTGATGATAAATCTCCAAGTGAGGTCAACGACTTGGTTGACAGAAACGACCAAAGAAAAGTTAAAAAGGTCCGTTCACTAAAAGATGTGATGAGGGTCATTGAAAAGGCATCTTCTAAAATCAGTGTCACAGCTCATAATCTGCCACACAAAAACCAAAACCTTTCTCTAAGCAAgaagaaaaaactccactctGAAGTTGAAGGTAATGGTCAGACTTCTCATACTCCTTGATGAGAGATTCTATGTtcgaataatttgtaattcaatGTCTTCTTAACATCAATAGTTCAAGCGTTCTTTAGGACTCAGGGAGCCGGAAAGCAAAGAGATATGGTCCTCTCTCAGCGAGTAGAGATTTAGTTTCGAAGAAGCATGCAAAAGCTACTGGTAAGTCATCTCATCTTTGTGGACAACATACCTCCGTACAAGTGTGTGCTTTTACATTGTTAAAGATGAttgtttcaacaaaaaaagtttgtttgGTTGTATATATACAGGATCTTTTCCTCAGCCCCTACTGCCCGGGAACAGGAGGCCGGACTCCAGATGGGGGGAATGAGTGTTCTGTGACATCTTGCACAAAGAGGATGGGAATGGCTAACACATTGATTAAAGACAACATTTCATCAATGCTAGAAAGCAGGGATTCTTCACTCATGACctggtttaatttgtagtcgtacaaaattttggtttggtcatctcctttataactacaagtcggttacatgtagacttctcttactcttacaatattaaagagttttataccgttcaaattacaaacacttgtgatgttattcttttaaatataatttatatattatttatatactatattataataaaccgatattggtataattcgtagtcgtccaaaaaatgtaatcagttggtaaatataatcgggttaaaatctaattcattaatactaaaatactaataagatgatgttaaaatttaaattataattaataaattatgaattctatacccgtccgtgcttcgcacgggttaaaggctcaGGGCACTCGATTGTTGGGGATtcttgttaatgattaattgtgTGATTAGTCGAATATTTTATCACTTAACTACATGTAATAATTgtgttacaaaatatttatattataaattgtacaggatattgaacttatttatttgattatttggtttAAATATAACTACTATTACCTGATGAGAAGAATCAACCCTCAACTCAGAATCATGAGAAGCAGTACTGCTTGAAGGATTGGCTGGAATCTGCATGAaatacatgcataatatatatttttaatatatcaatatttgctCTCAATCCCCCAGCACCCAAATCTCACCAAGTATTATTTTCATAACCTGCTTGTGGGGATTGCGCCATGTAGGTGTCTAAATAACCATGTAGTATCTCTTCTGACTGGGCCATTCACTACACCAAAATCTCATTCACACAACTGTCATGAGACAACGGTTCAAAATATACCCGTTGTCCCAAAAAATCAAACCACGGGGTTTTCTTCGCTATGAAAAAACAGTTGTCTTGCTTTCCATCCAACAACGTTTATAGAGGTTTTTGCACACTATTGTCTAAGCTTTTCGATTTGACTTATTTAGACAACTGTGATTTCATGGACTGTTGTTTATGACTATTTTAAACAAGCGTGAACCAATGTTGTATGTCCAAAAATTCATTCTATCTTAAGACAACTGTTATTTTACGAGCTGTTGTTTGTAACCCTTTTACATAATGTTGCATGCATGTTGTATGTACAAAAATTCATTCCATCTTAAGACAACAGTTTTTGACAAGTCCGTTgtctaatttagacaatggtttaCTAAAACTGATATCTTAGACTCTATCAAACAATGGATTTAAAATACCATTGTAGAAAGCAAAGTTCATAGACAATGGTTATTAACATTATGGGATAATAGAGGTTCATACAACAGTTTACTGATTAGCAAAAGAAACCGTTGTCTATACAGCAaagatggaaaaaaaaaattgacttgcACATATTACATATCCCAACCCTGCTGTACACAAACCAACAATAAGATGTCCAATCTGAATAAACCCAAACCAACAGATATAATACCATAAATCAGCCAAAGGTCCAACCAACAACAAACTAGAGATCCTCAATCAAAATTGTAAGCCATTCCTCAAAATTGGCAAACCATACACTTTCAATTAAACAAGACAGAGATTTCAAATTACATTGTTCCATATATACAAGACAGAGTTGTTTAGTAGTGAATATTACAATGAAAATGGAAACACAATCCTTGTTTACTGCCTTTGGTAACATGCATGCTGCTTAGCCATAATTTTGCACGCCTTGACAACCGCCGTATGCTGGTAATTCTGCATAAACACAAAAACAAGTGATCAACATTAATTTGCACAAGTTTGATGtggaaaattttataatttatcctCTGCAGTAGATAACATATCTCCAAGCCCTGTTTCTGCAGTAGAAGCTAGCCATACTTGTATGTCAGTTGAATGATTATTTTTGCTATGATAAAATCATCATCTATTATAACAAGAGCATCAACCAGCAGCATTCACAAATTGAAAACTCAGTCAACTAGATGATGATTTTATCACGGCAAAAGTAATCTCATCAAGGGGTTCACGAGCAGTACACATGGATAATGGGAGCTTCACCTACAAAAAGAATAAAGTGAGCGGTACATGGACTCAAGTatctataaataattatatatattaccaCTATGGAAGTTGAATCCATTCTTCTTCCTCTCGCATATAGCTAGTATTTTCATCGTCCAGTTCATCAACATTCGGGAACACGGGCAACTGCAGCTCATTCTCAAGTTCTATTTCTACAGAgccttcattttcatcatcacagTGGTCATAAAAGTTCTTTTCCGGGACTTTCAACACCACAGACCAAAATTTTTCAAGAGTATCATCAATGTAGCAAACTTGCTTAACATGTTTCCCTAGAACAAAAGGATCATTTGAAAAtcctaatttatttaaattaaccaATGTATATCCCAACTCATCAACCTTAACCCCTTTGTTCATATCTACCCAATTGCAACGAAATATAGGGACTCTAAAATTAATATAGTCTAGCTCCCATATACTTGTTATAACTCCATAATAGGTATGTGAAGTATGTTCAACAGATTTAAATTTTTCGGAAAGCATTAATGTATCTGCAACAACACAAACACCACTACACTGTACTTGTCTATTATTATCACGCTCCTTGGTGCTATAAATAACCCCGCTGATTTTATAACCACTAAACATAGGAACATTCTTGTTAGGCCCTTCTGCCATCCACCTTATATCATCACCTATGCTATTATGGTCATGGAGCAATTCCGTCTCAATctgtacaataaaaaaaaaattaaacaatttttttaggtctgtgtttttattttttattggatGTCTTCGACTTCTTATATTACTTGTCTGTATTGTTTTTAATCAGGACTACGTAACAAGGtaataaacacataaataaaactTACCTTTTTCCTGAACCATTCGGGGAATTGTTCATTCTGCTTGGTTTTTAGCCACACCTCGTCATTTTCATGCTGCTGGTATCTTAGCATTAAAGATGCCATATGTTCACTACAAGTAAAATCAATTGCTTCAATATATTTACCGAATTGCAGATaatgagaaaataacaaaatgcacacacacacacacatatgttaGTAACTTACTCAAAATATTGCCTCATGTGATTGCTATTTTGCAGAACACATAAGTGTGCTAGATGCAATTCCTCTTTGCTTGGCTTGATCATTGTCGCACCAGATAAAGGTTTGCTTATTGCATTTTGCTCATGCCTATCATTTTTTGGCAAACCTATGGTAGCTTCTTCAAAATTGACCAAACGTTCAACGGCCTCTTCGGCAACATATGCCTCGGCAATACAACCTTCGGGATGAGCAGCATTTCGAACATATCCTTTAAACGCCTTCATAAATCTCTCAAAAGGATACATCCAACGTAGAAAGATTGGCCCGCAAAGCTTAACCTCTCTCACAAGATGAATTGAGAGATGGATCATGACATCGAAGAACGAAGGGGGAAAGTGTTTTTCCAGCTGGCATAATGTTTCCACCAACTGAGATTGCATATTTTCCAATTTATCTACATCGATGACTTTGCTGCAAATTGCCTTGAAGAAAAGGCAAAACCTTATTATTGTGCACCTGACTTTTTTGTGCAGTACCGACCGAATCGCAATTGGAAGCAAATGATGCAATATTGTGTGGCAATCATGAGATTTCATTCCAACAAGCCGAAGTTTTTCCATATTTACAAGATTCTTGATATTTGAACAAAATCCATCCGGTAACTTCATTTGAAGAAATGATGAGCAAACTACCTTCTTTTCAGCATTTGATAAGTTCCATGCAGCCAAAGGTACCTTCTCTTTCTTTCCGGGAGTTTTTGGCCTTAGCTCCATTCTTATTCCCATTTCTGCCATATCGAGACGGACTGACTCCCTATCTTTTGTCTTTCCGGGAATATTTAGCAAAGTTCCAAGTAAAGCCtcacatatatttttctcgatGTGCATCACATCGAGAACATGCCTAACTGGCAAAAATTTCCAATACTCAAGTTGAAAGAAGATAGATAACTTCTTCCAAACTGGTCTAGCATCACCTTTCTTCCGTTTATGTTGGCGTTGTGTCTTACCAAAGACATGGTCCCTTAGATGTTGTACTCTTTCAAAAACCTGCTCACCAGTTAATGGAATAGGACCAGCACCTGTCTCAACGCTATTATCAAAAGCTGCCTTTTGCTTTCTATACGGATGATGACGAGGCAACCACCTCCTATGCCTCATAACTACCGTCTTCCGATAGTGAACCAGCCTAGTAGCCTCTGTTTTATCAACACAAACAATACAAGCATTATATCCTTTAACTACATGTCCCGACAAGTTCCCCAAGGCCGGATAGTCACTTATTGTCCATAATAATATGCCCCTAAGTACCAAAGACTCTTGTCTATATGCGTCGTACACTTGTTTCCCGCGCCACAACTCCTGCAGATCTTCAATAAGTGGTTGAAGGAACACATCTATATCATTTCCAGGCTCGGTCGGTCCTGATATTAACAAGCAAAGCATAATGTACCTTCTTTTCATACAGAGCCAAGGTGGAAGGTTGTAAACCGATAGCAAAACTGGCCAACTTGAGTGATCAGTACGGTTTCCACGAAAAGGATTGAAACCGTCGGCGGATAAAGCTAACCGGAGGTTTCTACTCTCCGATGCAAAATCAGGCCACTTTTGATCGACATCCTTCCATGTTTGCGAGTCTGCTGGATGCCTCATTTTACCATCTTGTTGTCGTTCGGTCTCATGCCAAGTCATGTCCTTCGCAATCGCTGGTGTATTGAACAAATTTCTTATTCTTGGTATCAAGGGGAAATACCATAAGACCTTAGCAGGGACTCCTTCTTGTTCTTCTCCTTTCTTATTCAGTTTCCATCTAGAGGCCTTACATATGCGACAAGTAGTCTCATCTTCATCTTGTGGCCCACGATATAGTAGACAATTATTCGGGCATGCGTGTATCTTATCATAACCCATTCCTAATGCACATAAGGTTTTCTTCGCTTCATTGAAAGAAGAAGGGACATTGTTGCCTTCTGGTAGCAAAGACCCAATCAATAATAGAACATCAGAAAAACATGAATCAGACATACCATGCTTCACTTTCAAGTTGAATAACTTAACCAAAGCTTTCATCTTAGTGTAATTCTCACAACCAGGATAAAGAGGTTCATGCTCACCTTTCACATGGTTGATGAAATATGAAGaatctgaagaaagaacatCATCATCGTCAGCTTCACCCATTCTTGTGCAGAATTGGTAATTAGAAGATACCGAGTTGTCACTTTCATCCAATACAGGACTTTCTACAATATTTGGCTCCCCGTGCCATATCCAGCGAGTATACGTTTCATCAATACCATTTTGAAACAGATGGTTTTTAACAA
This region includes:
- the LOC135150452 gene encoding uncharacterized protein LOC135150452 is translated as MDRSWLKADRRTREFENGVDDLLMFAFENGYNEDKISCPCLKCAHSKSWKARIVKNHLFQNGIDETYTRWIWHGEPNIVESPVLDESDNSVSSNYQFCTRMGEADDDDVLSSDSSYFINHVKGEHEPLYPGCENYTKMKALVKLFNLKVKHGMSDSCFSDVLLLIGSLLPEGNNVPSSFNEAKKTLCALGMGYDKIHACPNNCLLYRGPQDEDETTCRICKASRWKLNKKGEEQEGVPAKVLWYFPLIPRIRNLFNTPAIAKDMTWHETERQQDGKMRHPADSQTWKDVDQKWPDFASESRNLRLALSADGFNPFRGNRTDHSSWPVLLSVYNLPPWLCMKRRYIMLCLLISGPTEPGNDIDVFLQPLIEDLQELWRGKQVYDAYRQESLVLRGILLWTISDYPALGNLSGHVVKGYNACIVCVDKTEATRLVHYRKTVVMRHRRWLPRHHPYRKQKAAFDNSVETGAGPIPLTGEQVFERVQHLRDHVFGKTQRQHKRKKGDARPVWKKLSIFFQLEYWKFLPVRHVLDVMHIEKNICEALLGTLLNIPGKTKDRESVRLDMAEMGIRMELRPKTPGKKEKVPLAAWNLSNAEKKVVCSSFLQMKLPDGFCSNIKNLVNMEKLRLVGMKSHDCHTILHHLLPIAIRSVLHKKVRCTIIRFCLFFKAICSKVIDVDKLENMQSQLVETLCQLEKHFPPSFFDVMIHLSIHLVREVKLCGPIFLRWMYPFERFMKAFKGYVRNAAHPEGCIAEAYVAEEAVERLVNFEEATIGLPKNDRHEQNAISKPLSGATMIKPSKEELHLAHLCVLQNSNHMRQYFE